From the genome of Nicotiana sylvestris chromosome 2, ASM39365v2, whole genome shotgun sequence, one region includes:
- the LOC138885797 gene encoding uncharacterized protein gives MDPIDDGQMQDSSTATTTQPQEKSSSYVGGIKAITLTDQEKERLHYPWKFYLIIKLFGKRIVHHYLKAKIQELWKPTEQFPLIDLGYDYYIVNFTQEKNMRNVLQIGHDAQQTVSAVWVRLPQLPTEFYDESLLRKIGNSIGSLLKIDGCTGATLRGWYARLCIQVPLEEPVTTQILIGSHLLQIIYEGEGFLCKLYGSLGHRRSICPYQEIKGHDQNKLTKDGTNNQHIINHVQEEKWQTILFGRKKRHNNRVKAKMEQAMTATHQEYPSPRYKR, from the exons ATGGATCCCATTGACGATGGACAAATGCAAGATTCAAGTACTGCAACTACTACCCAACCACAGGAGAAGTCATCTTCATACGTTGGTGGAATCAAAGCAATTACACTCACAGACCAAGAAAAAGAAAGACTTCACTATCCATGGAAATTCTACTTGATTATTAAACTCTTTGGAAAAAGAATAGTTCACCATTACTTAAAAGCAAAAATACAAGAGTTGTGGAAACCTACGGAACAATTCCCTCTAATAGATCTGGGCTATGATTATTACATTGTTAACTTCACACAAGAAAAAAACATGCGGAATGTACTACAAATAGGCCATG ATGCCCAGCAAACTGTCTCTGCGGTTTGGGTACGATTGCCACAACTCCCCACGGAGTTCTATGATGAATCCTTACTGAGGAAAATTGGGAATTCTATCGGATCACTGCTAAAAATTGATGGTTGTACGGGTGCCACTCTTAGAGGATGGTATGCTAGGTTGTGCATCCAAGTTCCATTAGAGGAACCAGTCACTACACAAATCCTTATTGGCTCACATTTGCTGCAAATAATATATGAAGGGGAGGGTTTTTTATGCAAACTATATGGAAGTTTGGGCCATAGAAGATCAATATGCCCGTATCAGGAAATCAAAGGCCATGATCAAAACAAATTGACAAAGGATGGGACCAACAACCAGCATATCATAAATCATGTACAAGAGGAAAAGTGGCAGACGATACTCTTTGGAAGGAAAAAGAGGCACAACAATAGGGTAAAGGCAAAAATGGAACAAGCCATGACTGCTACCCACCAAGAATATCCAAGTCCTAGGTATAAACGTTAA
- the LOC104240534 gene encoding abscisic acid and environmental stress-inducible protein TAS14-like codes for MAQHGTSQNQMQLVDEHGNRVHEMGGTGAQGTAMGFAPAATGTDAMNKEHEHHHKGQQQLRRSGSSSSSSSSEDDGEGGRRKKNKGIKEKIKETLTGGATNDKKEIGDHQQTAQTTTAAADQTEGGEKKGMMEKIKEKIPGMH; via the exons ATGGCACAACACGGTACAAGCCAAAACCAAATGCAGCTAGTTGATGAACATGGCAACCGTGTTCATGAAATGGGGGGCACTGGTGCTCAAGGAACTGCTATGGGGTTCGCCCCTGCTGCTACAGGTACTGATGCCATGAACAAAGAGCATGAACATCACCATAAAGGGCAGCAACAGCTTCGTCGTTCCGGTAGCTCTAGTTCTAGCTCT TCGTCGGAGGATGATGGGGAAGGAGGGAGGAGGAagaagaataagggaataaagGAGAAGATAAAGGAGACATTAACTGGAGGCGCTACTAATGATAAGAAGGAGATAGGTGATCATCAACAGACTGCACAaactactactgctgctgctgatcaaACTGAAGGAGGAGAGAAGAAGGGAATGATGGAGAAAATCAAGGAGAAGATCCCTGGGATGCATTGA
- the LOC104240535 gene encoding uncharacterized protein: MFATAIRYIGRKPKPKMKPIELKTPPEQTQTITRVIFDILKEHGPLTIADTWERVKDVGLRGLTSKRHMKIVLRWMRERQKLKLICNHVGPQKQFLYTTWFTKPNTMQTKPGTHTSWPNTKQIMPGSDISRPKSS; encoded by the exons ATGTTTGCGACAGCGATAAGGTACATAGGGAGGAAACCAAAGCCCAAAATGAAACCCATTGAGCTTAAAACCCCACCTGAGCAAACACAAACTATCACCAGGGTTATTTTCGACATTTTGAAAGAACATGGCCCTCTCACCATTGCTGACACCTGGGAACGTGTCAAG GATGTTGGGTTGAGAGGGTTGACAAGCAAAAGGCACATGAAGATAGTATTAAGATGGATGAGGGAAAGACAGAAGCTTAAGCTTATATGCAATCATGTTGGGCCCCAGAAACAATTTCTGTATACTACCTGGTTTACAAAACCAAATACAATGCAGACAAAGCCAGGAACCCATACTTCCTGGCCAAATACGAAGCAGATAATGCCAGGAAGTGATATTTCCCGGCCAAAGTCATCATAA